A stretch of Lactuca sativa cultivar Salinas chromosome 6, Lsat_Salinas_v11, whole genome shotgun sequence DNA encodes these proteins:
- the LOC111904184 gene encoding uncharacterized protein LOC111904184, translating into MGDFNEVRDDSEILGSNFNMSFVRVFNDFIDSLDLVDIPLGGPHFTWSDKWSSKFSKLDRFLVMEGFLVSFQYLSTIVLEKNIPDHRPILLLEHRVDYGPLPFRLFHSWFDMAGFDNFLLKSKLGVWNSNHRDMVGIKRKNMQDLLETIDSSIMEDEGYAILREQRVSLLKEMSDLDHLLQVDLAQKAKIQWGDEGDENSIFFQGILNRKRRQIAICGLMIDGVCVD; encoded by the exons ATGGGTGATTTTAATGAAGTTAGAGATGATTCTGAGATATTGGGATCGAATTTCAATATGTCTTTTGTGAGAGTTTTTAATGATTTTATTGACTCTCTTGATCTTGTGGATATTCCTTTGGGTGGACCCCATTTCACTTGGAGTGATAAATGGAGTTCCAAATTCAGCAAGCTTGATAGATTTTTGGTCATGGAAGGTTTTTTGGTTTCttttcagtatctttcaactatTGTCTTGGAAAAGAATATTCCTGATCACCGTCCTATTCTTCTGTTGGAGCACCGGGTTGATTATGGTCCATTGCCTTTTCGTTTATTCCATTCATGGTTTGATATGGCTGGGTTTGATAATTTT CTTCTTAAATCTAAACTAGGGGTGTGGAACTCTAATCATCGGGACATGGTGGGTATTAAAAGGAAGAATATGCAAGATTTATTAGAGACTATTGATAGTAGTATCATGGAGGATGAAGGGTATGCTATTTTGAGAGAGCAGAGAGTATCCTTATTGAAGGAGATGTCAGATCTTGATCATTTACTTCAGGTTGATCTTGCTCAGAAGGCTAAAATCCAGTGGGGGGATGAAGGGGATGAGAACTCCATATTTTTCCAAGGGATTCTTAACCGTAAAAGGAGACAAATTGCTATCTGTGGTCTCATgattgatggagtgtgtgtggatTAG